AATAGGATCGGACTATATCATCATCTGTTCTAGATGTTGCTCGCTGTGGGCTTACCGTAGTATCCCTAGTCTCTGAACCTGCTTACTTCTTCCAGTAAGATTGGCTGCTGATTAGCATAGGTGCGTCTTTCAACCCTTAGCGTTCCAGCAATTCAAGCAATTTTTAACTATATATCCCTATATAGTGGGTCCAACTTTTAAACCCTGGTCCAAACAAGCAAACTCAATGCTTTCTACATGCTTAGTTTATGATTGATTTTCGATTTTAACCTGAGCATAAACACCCCAATTAAAACTTAGCCTCTCTTGATTTTCGTACCCCGCCCAAAGCAAACGCGATCTTATTCTAACTTTTCAGCACCCCTGGTTCAAACGACGTTAGATAGGCCTTTTGAGGAGTGTCCCGCCTCCCAACCTTGTTGGGACGTAGTCATTAATCTGCCATTCAGGTCAGACTATGCAGCAAGAGCGTAGTTATTTTCGCCAATTAAAAAAGTGGTTCATGATATTTACGAGCTGTGTACCGGCGCTCGGCATGCTTACAAATCGTCTGACCTCGCTGTCAAAACCGGTCATCCCCTGTAAGGAGGGCAAAAGTAATAATTTTCTTTGAGATCTCTATAACTTTGCTACTTTTGTTGTAGAATACAGATATCGTTAATTATTATTCATAATAAGGCGACTTTACCTGATAATTATTCAACAAAAAACAGATTAAACTGACCATAAAATTACATATCAATGAAAATAGGAATAATCAGAGAAGAAAAAACGCCGGCAGACTGGAGAGTTACATTTTCACCAAAACAGTGTGAAAAAATCGTTGAAATATATCCTGATATTGAAATTATTGTTCAAACAAGTAATATACGTTGTTTTAAAGATTCTGAATACGAAAAATCAGGTTTCAAAGTACAGGAAGATATCTCTGATTGTGATATTTTAATAGGAGTTAAGGAGGTTCCAATAAATTCACTTATTCCAAATAAAAAATACTTCTTCTTTTCTCATACTTATAAAGAACAGGAATACAACCGTAAGCTGTTAAAAGCTATTGTAAAAAAAGAAATTGAATTATACGACTATGAACTGCTAAAGAATCCTTCCGGTTTAAGAGTAGTTTTCTTCGGTAAATGGGCAGGAATTGTAGGTGCATATAACGGAATTCGTACCCTTGGAAAAAAGTTTAGAATATTCGATCTGCCTAAGGCAGCATCTGTCGACAGAAAAGCTGATGTTGAAGAACTTCTCAAAGATGTTGATTTACCTAATGTAAAAATTCTTTTAACCGGAAAAGGTCATGTTGCCGCCGGTGCCAGAGAAATTCTCGAGGATGCAAACGTCAGGGAAGTTTCGAAAGAAGAATACCTTAATCTCGAATTTGATTATCCGGTTTTTGTAAATCTCGGCTGCGAAGATTATGCAAAGGCAAAAGACGGAAGAACATTTGTTCAGAACGAGTATTTCAC
The Bacteroidota bacterium DNA segment above includes these coding regions:
- a CDS encoding NAD(P)-dependent oxidoreductase; amino-acid sequence: MKIGIIREEKTPADWRVTFSPKQCEKIVEIYPDIEIIVQTSNIRCFKDSEYEKSGFKVQEDISDCDILIGVKEVPINSLIPNKKYFFFSHTYKEQEYNRKLLKAIVKKEIELYDYELLKNPSGLRVVFFGKWAGIVGAYNGIRTLGKKFRIFDLPKAASVDRKADVEELLKDVDLPNVKILLTGKGHVAAGAREILEDANVREVSKEEYLNLEFDYPVFVNLGCEDYAKAKDGRTFVQNEYFTKPQDFETSFLPFTAVTDMVITGHYWDHHAPRLWEVEDMKSEDFKISIIADITCDIEGSVPSTLRPATIDEPNYGYHPEFGEVEFMDDDAIAVMAVDNLPCELAKDASENFGAMFIKNVLPAFFNNDEEGILEGALMTKSGKLTEKYSYLQNFIDEA